From a region of the Arachis ipaensis cultivar K30076 chromosome B09, Araip1.1, whole genome shotgun sequence genome:
- the LOC107614784 gene encoding uncharacterized protein LOC107614784 yields the protein MLQIKEKLENPLKLFEEVRVWFEEAKSRPTIIREMTKIDLPKPNEFEGVRDAREVDNFLWQIKRYFEDQGEAIKEKVRKYRKEYLQHSHNGRFQRELKRQFFPENVVYEARKKLRELKHKNTISDYVREFTTLTLQILNLASEDALFFFIDGLQPWAKQELQRRNIKDVDEAIVVAESLTEYHWEDSKPKSSSKPSSTKCGEDKGKSFSTKKEGKYSSKKEYEEKKKDFVPKGGCFVCKGPYQIKDCPKLGTLASIAEEREAQSQITECVGSIQLMNVVKGKVASTVEKKCLMYVKAFINKKPVMAMIDTGATHNFITLDEAKRLGLKIIEKNGRFKPVNTKVEPLKGVPKGVEMTLGSWKGFVDFSVALMDDFKILIELDLKRKENIMPMPYYDIVCVTEKWSACMVPTISKAGRLPMLSVMQLKKGFKKGEITYLTILQEESTSEREEIPPEIKEVLEENKDVVPLELPKQLPPRRKVDHKIELESRIKPSASASYRMAPPELEELKKQLKDLLGAGFIHPSKAPYGEPILFQKKHDGSLKLYIDYQAFNKVKAIKEWELPNKVSELRSFLGLANYYRRFIKGYSAKAASLTDLLKKNHS from the exons atgctccaAATCAAAGAGAAGCTTGAGAATCCCTTGAAGCTATTTGAGGAAGTTCGAGTTTGGTTCGAGGAGGCAAAATCTCGACCAACCATTATAAGGGAGATGACAAAAATTGATCTTCCAAAGCCAAATGAGTTCGAGGGCGTGAGGGACGCTCGAGAGGTGGATAACTTCCTATGGCAAATAAAGAGGTACTTTGAAGACCAAGGGGAAGCAATAAAG GAGAAAGTGCGCAAATATCGAAAAGAGTACTTGCAACATAGCCACAATGGAAGATTTCAAAGAGAGTTGAAAAGACAATTCTTCCCTGAGAATGTGGTCTATGAAGCAAGAAAAAAGTTGAGGGAGTTGAAGCATAAGAATACGATTAGCGACTACGTAAGGGAGTTCACTACTCTTACGCTTCAAATCCTCAACTTAGCATCAGAAGAtgcattgttcttcttcattgatgGACTCCAACCTTGGGCAAAGCAAGAACTACAAAGAAGGAATATTAAGGATGTCGATGAGGCCATTGTGGTGGCCGAATCACTCACTGAGTATCATTGGGAAGACTCTAAACCCAAGTCTTCTTCCAAGCCTAGTTCTACTAAATGTGGGGAAGACAAGGGGAAGAGTTTCTCAACCAAGAAGGAAGGAAAATACTCTTCAAAGAAAGAGTACGAGGAAAAGAAGAAAGATTTCGTACCCAAAGGAGGATGCTTCGTGTGCAAGGGACCATACCAAATAAAGGATTGTCCCAAGTTGGGAACTCTGGCATCTATCGCCGAGGAACGAGAGGCTCAATCTCAAATAACTGAGTGTGTTGGATCTATCCaactcatgaatgttgtgaagggCAAAGTGGCAAGCACTGTAGAAAAGAAATGCTTGATGTATGTCAAAGCCTTTATCAATAAAAAACCCGTCATGGCTATGATTGACACTGGTGCTACACACAACTTCATCACACTCGATGAAGCAAAGAGGCTTGGGTTAAAGATCATCGAAAAGAATGGCAGGTTCAAACCTGTGAATACCAAAGTTGAACCCCTTAAGGGAGTACCAAAAGGGGTTGAGATGACTCTTGGTTCTTGGAAGGGCTTTGTGGATTTCTCAGTAGCACTCATGGATGATTTTAAAATACTCATCGAGCTCGATTTaaaaaggaaggaaaatataatgCCTATGCCATACTACGACATAGTATGTGTCACGGAGAAATGGTCTGCATGCATGGTCCCTACAATCTCTAAAGCTGGAAGACTACCAATGCTTTCTGTTATGCAACTCAAGAAAGGGTTCAAGAAGGGAGAGATTACATATTTGACTATATTACAAGAGGAGTCAACATCTGAAAGAGAAGAAATTCCTCCTGAAATCAAGGAAGtccttgaagaaaataaggatgtgGTGCCTCTCGAGTTGCCAAAACAACTACCACCTAGGAGGAAGGTGGACCACAAGATTGAATTAGAGTCAAGAATAAAGCCGTCTGCCTCAGCATCTTATAGGATGGCACCGCCAGAACTTGAGGAGTTGAAGAAGCAACTCAAGGATTTGCTCGGTGCTGGATTCATCCATCCGTCGAAGGCACCTTATGGGGAACCAATATTATTCCAAAAGAAGCATGATGGTTCGTTGAAGCTATACATCGACTATCAAGCATTTAACAAG GTAAAGGCTATCAAAGAATGGGAGCTGCCAAACAAGGTATCTGAATTGAGGTCATTCCTTGGGTTGGCTAATTACTATCGGAGGTTTATCAAGGGATACTCTGCCAAGGCTGCATCATTAACTGATCTTCTCAAGAAGAATCACTCTTGA